The genomic window TATATTTGGATTTGAAACAAAGGTAAACCTTGAACATTGATTTTACTCTTAATTTGTTTCCCTGTGTCCTTTTCTTGGCAGTTCTTTTAAGTTTTAGCTGAAAATGAAACAGctttggaaatttttatgggTTTCTTCTGCAGAAGATAATCGCTTTCAATGAAATTAAAAGTGTTAAAAAAGCAAAGACTGCTGGAATCTTTTCTAATGCAATAGAAATCTTTGCTGGAGGGAGGAAGGTAGTAGGGCTTGGCATTTATTGTCTGTTCTATGTGAATATGCATGCATTAGTTCTTCTATCTCACTTTGCTTGTTGACTTCACTTGGCAGTACTTCTTTACGTCATTCAGTTCTCGAGATGAAGCTTTCAAACTCATTAATGATGGATGGGTGCAGTATGGTAATGGAGGCAATGAAATTACAGAACAGCAGGTATCTAATATTCAAAGCTTATACATTGAAAAAGAAATATTCAAAGCTTAGTATCATTGAAAGAGGATGTACATTTTAACGTAGATAATTGATTGCAGTCAATGTTGATTAGATCTTTCGATACCCCTTCTTGTGCATACCATTCATGCATATCTTGAGTGCAAACTAATGTATTTTCACCACGTGTTTTATTTTGAGCATTTTATTTTGTATAACATActgtttttgtaattttgtattaCTTTATCCGTTCGTAAGAATTTTTAGGAgattttccatttcattcaataaaTTTAAGACATTTAGAGGTTTTGCGGTGTGCTTGGTATCTCATATTATGCTTGGTGCATCACGCTTGATCTAATTACTGCAATTGAATAAAGTTGGAAGTTAAACATTTGCGCATTACAgtcctttttctattattttttcccAGTTGAAATTCATCAAAACATTGAGCTTCATAGCTAAATTAGAGCAAATCACATATCTCTCCATTGGTTGTTTTCTTGTAccgatattttttttttgttgttgtgtcTGTGCAGGAACTGATGTTGGAGTCCTGCAGCAAAGAGAATGGATTTGTTGCAATTGAAAAGGTCAATAGCTTCAAAACCCTCATAAATGACATGGAATCTAGAGACGGGTATCATCTATGAACAGAAtggtttttagaattttattgtGAATTCAtcagacttttttttttctttgatgtgaaattgtgacTCATTTCATTTAACTGCATTTTTATACAGGGGTGAGGATGTTTCCACCACTAATAATTTTAAGGTTCCATCCACTTCTGAAAAAGATACAGAAGTAGGTCCTGAATCAATTATAAATACCAATTCTTCAACACCAACAGATAGTTGTTTCTTGGTGCCTGAGAATTGTGATGCACCGAAGGGTTAGTTTATCCCGCTTGAATCATGACTCTCTTATGTTCTACATATTATCTCATTTTGAGCTCAACATTTCTAGTTGTAGTTGTTTAATGTATTTGTTGTCTACACTTTGCTGCATTGTTGCTTCCTTGATCATGCGTAAAATAGGCAGAAAATACGGTGAAAACAAAGAATCTGAAGGGTAAAGGAGAATAGTAAAGGATTTCTAGCCTTGGTCGTAGAGAAATTCAAGTTTGGGGGAAACTAAACTGTCATTCTTATTCAGATAGACATGGCGTCATATATTCTCTATCGTCTTCCTCTATATTGGTGGTGATGTATTGCATCCTGTTTTAATCTCATAGTTATGCATGACACTACGCCTTCATTTTCCTCAAAGTCATGATAATCTGAATGGGTTGTTTCTTGAATGCAGTTCCTGATTATTTTATCAAGGTTGCAGAAACAAAGTTCCCGGTAGTAAATTGTGAACTCATTTCCTATAAGTTCTTCCATATGGTAGAACattgataaaattgatattttcttgatttgttcttatgTCAGTCATGTTTCTTGGGCTGCAGATTAAGGTAGAGGAGTTTTTCAATTTGTATTTTTCAGATAATGCAATTAATTTCATCAAATCTTTCCATACAAGACGTGGAGATAAAGGTAATCTCTTTGAACTTTTGAGgaattatatatttctattatGCATTTTTAGTTTACGCCAtggtttaatattttgattatatTCATATCATACAAGTGAGCATTTTTTTTACGTATGCCTTTATGTTTAGTAAATGGGTATGTTTTACAGAATTCAAGTGCTCTTCATGGTTCCTTCATGACAAATTTGGACATGTCCGTGATATGTCATATCAACATCCAATAAAAGTATACCTtggtatgattttattattatttgtaaacATTTTGGCCCAGCATTATTATCCTTGATATTAGTATTATTTCATATAACTGTTACAATTATTTTATGGATTTCTAATGCAAGGACAAGGATAATCATAATGGcacaaaagttttatcttttttcCTTTGCAGATGTAGTATTGGTTTATTTGTCAAGTCAGTTTAATGCACTTGGGGTTTCATTTAGCATTaaccaatttttgtttttacaaGGTGCAAAATTTTGTAGCTGCAAGGAGTCTCAGAAATTTCAAATTTACAGAAACAGGTTGTTTTGTAATTCCTTACGGTGCTTTACTGCTTCATATGCTATTCTACGGTTAAAGACACTGTTGATTTATTAATACTTCTCATTTTGAATGGATGCATCATTGAATAGAACCTATTTTCTCTTGCATTTTAATCACTCGTATTATTAATATGTCAAAGTACTATGCTTTTTTGTTATTCAAAACTTGAGTTCTGCTGtgcatgatattttttttaacatgagTAGGTCTTAGTATGGTGTAAAACTATAGCCATTGATGGGTTTACTGTTATATTGAAGTTCTAGTAGTTGATGCGTTGAACTATTACATATTGGTGGTTCTGATTCATATGACAAAACTCAATTTATCAGTGTACTTTCTGCTCTTAACATTTCATCAAGTAGTTGATTTTTTTATGCATTTCACAATCCTTGAACTGGGAATAGATATTAAATTAGAATTCTTGGATTGGGTCACCCTGCCTTCTTTTTTTGTGATCTCCTTTAGATCtttcatattcttttttttttttccttatttcttgTATTTATCCCAAGGATATCATTTTCACTTTTGACAGTCACTGGGTTTTGGAGACATCACAAGAGGTCAATGATGTACCATATGGAGATTATTTTCATGTAGAGGTATATGCTAGACCTGAGCCTGTTGACATGCTTTTATGTGTAGAAGTGTTGTCCCTTCCCCAGTTTGTTGTTTTTTAGGCCAAAATTTATCCTGCTATTGTTGAGAAGATTATGGACCAGAATTTTTTAGATATAGTCACGAAAACTGTTGTCCAGCCCTTCAAATTGAGAACCAAAGATAAAACCATTATTGTAATGTCTTCATCTACTGGAAATTTTCTTTCTTGTATTACTGGACATTGCTGTGCATTCTATCAGGGGTTTTGGGATGTAGAAAGAGACAGTGATGGCCCAGTAGAAGGCTGCATTTCGAGGGTTTATGTGAATGTGGCTTTCAACAAGAAAACTGTTTGGAAAGGTTTGTCTGCTGAATGCTAATGGATCTCTTGTTTATAGTGTGTTTTATACTCTCTTCTTGTTGGTGCTAAGCTTATCTTGGTGTGGCTCCTGTTAAAAATTCTTATATATTCATGTCAATTTTTTCTTaagtttctttttaattaatttgccAAAGTGCCAAAAGGGTATTTCCTTCaagaatgaaatagattttttattgTTGATAGAGGAAGGAATTATATGACatgaaatttagaatttttgttAGTGTAGACCTTAAGGACAAGATCCTTTTTTGTGTTACATCCAAATTGTTTTGAACTTGTAAATTTGGTTGTTCTTTAAATTTTCCGATGAGCTTCAAAGTGTTTGTGGTGTTCTTTCTCTTGAATATCTCCCTAAGTTTACCTGTTGCTGTTATGTTAATGATTATATTTCTTGTACCTCTTCCTTCATCTGATGCCAAGCCCCATGGTACAGGGAAAATAGTGAAGTCTACTCTGGAAGAATGTCAAGAAGCTTATGCAACTTGGCTGGACATGGCATTGTCTTTCTCCTCTATTTTTATGATCATATTGTAAAGTTTATTTGAATATTGATCTTACAAATTTCATGATTGATCGTTTCAGGCACGTGAATTGTTGAAGCAGAATATTGATAAACAAGGAGGTTCTACCATCTGAAGACTTTCCTCTAATAATGATTCTCTGGGCAGTGATGCAGATACTGGAATCACTAATCTAAGCTCCTTTGTTGCAAGCAGGGGTAGATCCTTCTGGAAGCTCAACTGAAAACGGTGGACACCAAATTGAAAACAAAGTGGCTACTATCGAGGAACCTTTAGAAAGATCACAGAACTTGAGTGATCCAGTAAGGACATTGCAGATGTCTACTTTTATGGATGTTAACCAACGAATTGCCGATCTTTTGCAAGGAACTTTGAGTAATGCTTCATCGATTGCATCTTTTTTAAGCAAGTTTTTAAGGAAGTCCTTCTCGTACTCGAAAAGACAAGGCCATATTTCACTACTCTTAGCTGTTGCTTTTGCTGCGATCTTCCTCATGCAGGTTTGCAATTTCCTGTTCATCTTATTTACCTCTACTCTTTTTTAATTGGTAAACCATACGGTTGGTCATCCAACTTTCATAAAATTTCTTATTGGGcattgaaaataaaaagtttgcaaTATGGGCactgttatatattttttatcattttagtcatcCACAATTAATTTGTCATTACCTACACTCGATCTAGTCACCCAAGTTTAGTAAGGCTTCATTTTGGTgactcattttatttttttacaatgatAAAAGTAATGGCAATGCCCATATTCAAACTTCTTTATTTCggtgcttaaaatgaaaatttctgAAAGTTGGGTGACCAACCGTGTAGTTTACTCTTTTAAATCATTGGTTTTACTCAAAATGTAATCTCCTTCTACAGTTTAATAACAAGTCACGCCAGATTGGACTTGCTGGAGCTTTCCTCTCAAGCTAAATAATCAAAACCTACAATTTAGTATATATTTATCGTATTGTTGAATATCCTTACAGCTTGCTTTCCTCTTCTTGGTTGGTCTTTAACTGCAGGCAAGCATTGTTGTGCTATTAAAAAAACCGCAACAGGTTCTTGTGCGTTATCCGGTAACCTATATGGGTAGCGCGGGTGGCGGAGCTGGCGAGAGGCAAGCTGAAGCTGTGGCATGGTTGGAGAAGCGGATGCATGAGCTTAAAGAACAGATGGCCATGGTTGAATCTCTGTTAGAGAGGATGCGGGATGAGCATGCTGCTCTGAAAGCACAATTAGAACAACTGGGGTAACCAAAAAGAACAtcttaaatttattacttttcCACAATAAAAACATATTCATTGTAAATCAGGAATTCATACTTTCTTTTCTGACCGGAagatatgaaaattttagtttttaatatttatatattttatcaattcggttctcaattttttaaaaggagtcaaattttactattaatttttcaaaaagagttgaactactactttttaaataaaaatacttactAAAGtgctaaatttttaaacattgcaACCTGCATGataatttatatgtattatgttttttaatttttatgaatttttataaaatttaaattatttattgacgtgGCCTATGAGACAAATAGTGTTATGTTAACACGAAGTAAACATGAATTGTAACATGTTGCCACGCAAACATTgttaaaaaaaggttttttttttgttttaaaaaaaaaattgaaatgttaaatgacgaatttatctaaaaaaaaggctaaattgaTGAAAGATGTAAGaaggttaaatttatcattatacttgCGTACATCTAAAAAATAAGGGTATAATTAAGTTGAGTCGAGTTTGAAAGTTCGATACTTTGTCCAAGTTCGATCTAacatttatcttttaaattttgggatcaatttcacatataattGAGCTATTTGAGTGTAAGTTTGATGAAGCTTGTTTGTCCATTTTTGCACTCAAAATCAAATTCGAATGAACACTTGAGTTTTTTCAGTCAAAGAGAGCAGTAGATCTTTTAAATCAAGTGTGTGATTGAAATCATAGTATTATATATACTTGTCGTATATACTCGTGCATTCTTTTTTGTTATATACAggaattgacatttttgtcagtTATTACATGAAGTATCGCATTTCATTGTTGTTTTCTTAATCGCAATAGTTGAGATTTGAGCATTCATGATTTGATTCAAGGATTGTGACTATAGTTCGTGCATGGTTTGTGTGCAGAGTTGAGGGTTGAATCTGATTGGTGGGGAGGTGCCTATTATCCACCGACTGTGAGAGCTCTAACACACAGTCAGTCCTATAAAAACACGGCTGTTCTTCCAGACCCTCGTCCTTTTGATAATGATTGTTGGAGAAGAATGAATGACTTGAAGGAAAAGCAATTCCCCACATTTCTCTTTTTATGCATGCTAAAATTCATCACAgataaagaaaacattttaaagtaacaatatttattgaaaaaaacaattttttaagtGAATGGTTAACTTTTAGTGGtagttataatatttaaaatagaaaatttaacctAGTGAGTGGTTTTTGTTAAGCAAAATAGTATCTATActcttatttgaattttttttgtcattttattactGATTTTAAAATAGCATTAGATTATATCATTATTTATAATGTTGTGAgtgagaaaataattttaagtaaaaattatatttatgcaaaataattCATTGAATAAGGGCAAAAAGTTTGTACAcaaatttcgttttttttttcactcattttattttaattagttgtTTACAAAAGTATCAagagataaaaataatattataacaacAATGatgagtatttatttatttttaaatgttttaaagtaTATAGATTAGTTTATGTTACaccataaaaaatatatgaatctttaaaattaatacactaaaaatgataaatttctaATTGAATGAGATCaactctattattatttttttataaatatatatgtaaaaggtgaataataataatatattgtgCAATGCGGAGGTATCATATAGTAATAAAGTGGTCAATGTATATGGTGAAGAAAAATGTAGCAAAATTGAGTTTTGAAGTACAAAATGTTGTAAACCAACCCCTCTCTGATTCTACTCGTTGGAACCGTCCATTTTTGCAGGTCGTCCACGTTTTCACAATTCCTACTTGCCTGGAGCCAGAGGTCTTTAAATTGTGAAACATGCTTTATTTAAGTGAAAGTTTGGGTTATGTCTGATATGGATGGCGCATCACCCTTCCTAGTTTTCAACAATGGTAcgactattccttcatttttttcattcCAATTTTGGGGGGAAAAACAAAATCTGGTGCAAAAGCATGAAGAGGGGATCCATATACACTGAATATCTGTGATTGAACGATGTATGTGTTTTTCATGTAGGttaatgaaaattgattttttattttattttgaaatttgtggCAACCTTTCTCAACAATATCGTTTTCAAGGTTCTAAGTAGAAAAATActcatattttttattcaattaacctgTCTTTTCTTGTTTCCTGGTCAAGTAATGTAACATATGTAA from Gossypium hirsutum isolate 1008001.06 chromosome D12, Gossypium_hirsutum_v2.1, whole genome shotgun sequence includes these protein-coding regions:
- the LOC107945563 gene encoding protein VASCULAR ASSOCIATED DEATH 1, chloroplastic isoform X5, producing MANTSHRDVEIQSPTTLKSEEYRQLFRLPPEEFLVQDFNCAFQDSILFQGHMYLFAHFICFYSNIFGFETKYFFTSFSSRDEAFKLINDGWVQYGNGGNEITEQQELMLESCSKENGFVAIEKVNSFKTLINDMESRDGGEDVSTTNNFKVPSTSEKDTEVGPESIINTNSSTPTDSCFLVPENCDAPKVPDYFIKVAETKFPIKVEEFFNLYFSDNAINFIKSFHTRRGDKEFKCSSWFLHDKFGHVRDMSYQHPIKVYLGAKFCSCKESQKFQIYRNSHWVLETSQEVNDVPYGDYFHVEGFWDVERDSDGPVEGCISRVYVNVAFNKKTVWKGKIVKSTLEECQEAYATWLDMARELLKQNIDKQGGVDPSGSSTENGGHQIENKVATIEEPLERSQNLSDPVRTLQMSTFMDVNQRIADLLQGTLSNASSIASFLSKFLRKSFSYSKRQGHISLLLAVAFAAIFLMQASIVVLLKKPQQVLVRYPVTYMGSAGGGAGERQAEAVAWLEKRMHELKEQMAMVESLLERMRDEHAALKAQLEQLGVEG
- the LOC107945563 gene encoding protein VASCULAR ASSOCIATED DEATH 1, chloroplastic isoform X3, encoding MANTSHRDVEIQSPTTLKSEEYRQLFRLPPEEFLVQDFNCAFQDSILFQGHMYLFAHFICFYSNIFGFETKKIIAFNEIKSVKKAKTAGIFSNAIEIFAGGRKYFFTSFSSRDEAFKLINDGWVQYGNGGNEITEQQELMLESCSKENGFVAIEKVNSFKTLINDMESRDGGEDVSTTNNFKVPSTSEKDTEVGPESIINTNSSTPTDSCFLVPENCDAPKVPDYFIKVAETKFPIKVEEFFNLYFSDNAINFIKSFHTRRGDKEFKCSSWFLHDKFGHVRDMSYQHPIKVYLGAKFCSCKESQKFQIYRNSHWVLETSQEVNDVPYGDYFHVEGFWDVERDSDGPVEGCISRVYVNVAFNKKTVWKGKIVKSTLEECQEAYATWLDMARELLKQNIDKQGGVDPSGSSTENGGHQIENKVATIEEPLERSQNLSDPVRTLQMSTFMDVNQRIADLLQGTLSNASSIASFLSKFLRKSFSYSKRQGHISLLLAVAFAAIFLMQASIVVLLKKPQQVLVRYPVTYMGSAGGGAGERQAEAVAWLEKRMHELKEQMAMVESLLERMRDEHAALKAQLEQLG
- the LOC107945563 gene encoding protein VASCULAR ASSOCIATED DEATH 1, chloroplastic isoform X1 — encoded protein: MANTSHRDVEIQSPTTLKSEEYRQLFRLPPEEFLVQDFNCAFQDSILFQGHMYLFAHFICFYSNIFGFETKKIIAFNEIKSVKKAKTAGIFSNAIEIFAGGRKYFFTSFSSRDEAFKLINDGWVQYGNGGNEITEQQELMLESCSKENGFVAIEKVNSFKTLINDMESRDGGEDVSTTNNFKVPSTSEKDTEVGPESIINTNSSTPTDSCFLVPENCDAPKVPDYFIKVAETKFPIKVEEFFNLYFSDNAINFIKSFHTRRGDKEFKCSSWFLHDKFGHVRDMSYQHPIKVYLGAKFCSCKESQKFQIYRNSHWVLETSQEVNDVPYGDYFHVEGFWDVERDSDGPVEGCISRVYVNVAFNKKTVWKGKIVKSTLEECQEAYATWLDMARELLKQNIDKQGGVDPSGSSTENGGHQIENKVATIEEPLERSQNLSDPVRTLQMSTFMDVNQRIADLLQGTLSNASSIASFLSKFLRKSFSYSKRQGHISLLLAVAFAAIFLMQASIVVLLKKPQQVLVRYPVTYMGSAGGGAGERQAEAVAWLEKRMHELKEQMAMVESLLERMRDEHAALKAQLEQLGVEG
- the LOC107945563 gene encoding protein VASCULAR ASSOCIATED DEATH 1, chloroplastic isoform X4, which codes for MQFLVQDFNCAFQDSILFQGHMYLFAHFICFYSNIFGFETKKIIAFNEIKSVKKAKTAGIFSNAIEIFAGGRKYFFTSFSSRDEAFKLINDGWVQYGNGGNEITEQQELMLESCSKENGFVAIEKVNSFKTLINDMESRDGGEDVSTTNNFKVPSTSEKDTEVGPESIINTNSSTPTDSCFLVPENCDAPKVPDYFIKVAETKFPIKVEEFFNLYFSDNAINFIKSFHTRRGDKEFKCSSWFLHDKFGHVRDMSYQHPIKVYLGAKFCSCKESQKFQIYRNSHWVLETSQEVNDVPYGDYFHVEGFWDVERDSDGPVEGCISRVYVNVAFNKKTVWKGKIVKSTLEECQEAYATWLDMARELLKQNIDKQGGVDPSGSSTENGGHQIENKVATIEEPLERSQNLSDPVRTLQMSTFMDVNQRIADLLQGTLSNASSIASFLSKFLRKSFSYSKRQGHISLLLAVAFAAIFLMQASIVVLLKKPQQVLVRYPVTYMGSAGGGAGERQAEAVAWLEKRMHELKEQMAMVESLLERMRDEHAALKAQLEQLGVEG
- the LOC107945563 gene encoding protein VASCULAR ASSOCIATED DEATH 1, chloroplastic isoform X6, coding for MANTSHRDVEIQSPTTLKSEEYRQLFRLPPEEFLVQDFNCAFQDSILFQGHMYLFAHFICFYSNIFGFETKKIIAFNEIKSVKKAKTAGIFSNAIEIFAGGRKYFFTSFSSRDEAFKLINDGWVQYGNGGNEITEQQELMLESCSKENGFVAIEKVNSFKTLINDMESRDGGEDVSTTNNFKVPSTSEKDTEVGPESIINTNSSTPTDSCFLVPENCDAPKVPDYFIKVAETKFPIKVEEFFNLYFSDNAINFIKSFHTRRGDKEFKCSSWFLHDKFGHVRDMSYQHPIKVYLGAKFCSCKESQKFQIYRNSHWVLETSQEVNDVPYGDYFHVEGFWDVERDSDGPVEGCISRVYVNVAFNKKTVWKGKIVKSTLEECQEAYATWLDMARELLKQNIDKQGGVDPSGSSTENGGHQIENKVATIEEPLERSQNLSDPVRTLQMSTFMDVNQRIADLLQGTLSNASSIASFLSKFLRKSFSYSKRQGHISLLLAVAFAAIFLMQFNNKSRQIGLAGAFLSS
- the LOC107945563 gene encoding protein VASCULAR ASSOCIATED DEATH 1, chloroplastic isoform X2, which codes for MANTSHRDVEIQSPTTLKSEEYRQLFRLPPEEFLVQDFNCAFQDSILFQGHMYLFAHFICFYSNIFGFETKIIAFNEIKSVKKAKTAGIFSNAIEIFAGGRKYFFTSFSSRDEAFKLINDGWVQYGNGGNEITEQQELMLESCSKENGFVAIEKVNSFKTLINDMESRDGGEDVSTTNNFKVPSTSEKDTEVGPESIINTNSSTPTDSCFLVPENCDAPKVPDYFIKVAETKFPIKVEEFFNLYFSDNAINFIKSFHTRRGDKEFKCSSWFLHDKFGHVRDMSYQHPIKVYLGAKFCSCKESQKFQIYRNSHWVLETSQEVNDVPYGDYFHVEGFWDVERDSDGPVEGCISRVYVNVAFNKKTVWKGKIVKSTLEECQEAYATWLDMARELLKQNIDKQGGVDPSGSSTENGGHQIENKVATIEEPLERSQNLSDPVRTLQMSTFMDVNQRIADLLQGTLSNASSIASFLSKFLRKSFSYSKRQGHISLLLAVAFAAIFLMQASIVVLLKKPQQVLVRYPVTYMGSAGGGAGERQAEAVAWLEKRMHELKEQMAMVESLLERMRDEHAALKAQLEQLGVEG